Part of the Sphingobacteriaceae bacterium genome, CAGGTGGTTTTGGTACGCGATTAAAAAATGTAGTGTCCGATGTTCCTAAGCCCATGGCTCCAGTAAATGGTCAGCCTTTTTTGGTTTATCTCGTTAATTATCTTAAACATTATGGGGTTAATAAAATTGTTTTTTCTACCGGTTACTTAGGCGAAGTTATTGAGCAATATTTCGGTAAAGAATTTAATAATATTAGTATTGAGTATTCTCTCGAAAACTCCCCCTTAGGTACAGGAGGAGGTATTCGCCTGGCGATGAATAAAATTACCGGCGAACAATGTTGGGTATTAAACGGCGATTCTTTTTTTGATGTGGATTTGAAAAAGATGTATCAACTTCATGAAAATTCAAAAGTTGAAATGAGTATTGCGCTTAGAAAAGTGCCAAATGCTTCCAGATATGGTTGTGTTGAAGTGGATAGCGTAAATAATATTACAGTTTTCAATGAAAAAAGTGCC contains:
- a CDS encoding nucleotidyltransferase family protein, whose amino-acid sequence is MNEAIILAGGFGTRLKNVVSDVPKPMAPVNGQPFLVYLVNYLKHYGVNKIVFSTGYLGEVIEQYFGKEFNNISIEYSLENSPLGTGGGIRLAMNKITGEQCWVLNGDSFFDVDLKKMYQLHENSKVEMSIALRKVPNASRYGCVEVDSVNNITVFNEKSAVTAAGLINGGVYLLNKKYFLTNTIPDTNFSIERDCFPESVKQKQISGFEFNGFFIDIGIPEDYNKAQNDFKKFKY